The DNA window GGAGATTTTACTTTGGCTTGGGGTTACCCGCACACCTTTACAATGGCATAGGGAATTAGCTTGGATCATTCGATATTGTAGTGGGAAAGGGGAAAAGTGTGGACTTATGAAGCTGGCTGCAGCAGAAACAATATACTATTGTTGGAAGTATAGAAATGACACATGCTTTGGGCATTCATATGATAGGAACATAGTTGTAGATAATATAAAAGATACCATCATACATAGAGGATGGAGAATTAGAAAATATAGAAACATAGTGGCTCAACTATTGATGTAAGTACTAGTGTAAGGTTGGATCCTTTATGATCACCTTGGTTTGTaactgttttttgaattaatccaatattttattgattcaaaAAAATGATTGTACAGTATTCCTACTCAGTCATTCTAACAAGTACTTTGGCCATACAGCCAATGCGGGATAACAATAAACGTATACACTCATTTTGTAACGCCGATTTTCAGAAATTAATCATCTACCTTTTCCTTCTCAGTCTGTTCCTTCAGCCGATCAACTCCAACTACTTCTGGTATTATGCATCAAATAGCATTTgctaaagaagagaaaaaaacagAGAGAATGATAACAGGTTATATTTGTAACTATTCTAAATAAGTTGACCGTTCCAAATTACTTTGATTCCAGTGTCAAGTGTCAAAGTCAGGATCATCAAATGAAATGTTCGAATGGCTTCCCAAGGAAGGAACTGCCAATGGAAAGCTTATATCTCAAACCATTTTCCCATTTAAGCGCCCCGAACTGACACTCTGTCTCAAGTGATGATTCACCAGAAATTTCTGTTGGCATGGAACTTTGGCAATCAATGTGGAATGTCTTTATATAGGATTACTTGTCACATAGGAAGATCAGAGGGCATCACATGTCCCAATCTTCCTTTTATTATTCAGAGTTCAGTCCTAAATTAATTTCCCCAAGCACCACCTCAGCAGTTTTGGCTTCTGTGTGAGACTTATCGCCTGCCACAAACTTGTGAAGAGTTCCATTCAGTTCCATATAGCTCAAACCGGACGGCTTCTGTATAGCAACATTGTCTATTGCTTTTCTCAAACCAGCAGCTTCATCATGCTGATCCATGTCAGCTAGCATGTTAGATAGCATCACATAGCTGGCACCGTGATCGCGCTCCAACTCAAGAAGCTCATAGCTGGCAAGTCTAGCAAATGCAACATCTCCGTGTACTTTACAAGCACTTAACAGTGCTCTCCAAATGACAGCATTGGCCTTAAATGGCATCTTTAGAACTAAACGATGTGCTTCGTCCAGACGGCCGGCCCTTCCAAGAAGGTCAACTATACAGCCATAATGCTCCATTTCAGGATTAACACCATACACAGTTAACATGGATTCAAACAGTTTTTTTCCAACATCAACCAAACCACAATGTCCACAAGCACTTAAAACTGCTATAAAAGTGATTTTGTCCGGTTTTAATCCTAATAACCCCATTTCTTCAAATAAAGTTAAAGCATGTTCACCGAGACCATGATGAGCAAGACCAGAGATAATAGAATTATACAGAATAGTTGTTTTCACATCATCACTTATTTTACGGAACACATCCAAAGCAGCGTCAATGCTACCGCATTTGGCATACATATCAACAACAGCAGAAATAAACCCGCCATTCAGACCACATGTCCAATTCTCACCAGCATATTGATGGTGAATCCTTCTTCCCAACTCAAGAGAACCTAGCCTCGCACACGCGGAAAGAGCAGCAACCACAGCAACCTCGTCCGGTTTCAACCCAAAACCTTCCATCTTCACAAACAATTCCAATGCTTCTCGAAAACATCCAGCATGAGAGTAACCACTAATCATAGCAGTCCAAGAAACCACGTCTCTTTCACCCATTCGGTCAAACAATCTTCTAGCAACCTCAACTTCTCTCCGCAAAGCATAAGCACTCACCAAAGAAGTCCAAGCCGGAACAACACCCATCCCAATTTTCATTCCACTcacagtcacaaccctctcagccATAACCAAACACCCACATTTCGCATACATATCAACAAGCTTATTCACCAACAAAACACTACCACCAAAACACCCCAATTCTCTATAAACCAAACCATGCACTTCCCTCCCAATCCTATAATTCTCCAACAAAGAACAACACGACAACAAACCAACAAAAGTATACTCATCCGGCTTAACACAAGCCCCCCTCATCTCCTCAAAAACCCGAAAACAACATTTTACAAAACCAGCACGCACAAACCCATTAATCATCGTATTAAACGAAACACAGTTTCTCACAGGAATTTCTCCAAACACCTTGTAAGCATCATCAACACCCCCAAAAGCACAATAGAAATTCAACATACCATTGTTAACATAAACATCTGAACCATACCCATTTCTCACAACATGGCAATGAacctgaagacccattttaggaCTATTATCAGTTACCAACAAATTAGCACATGATTTAAAGAGATAAGGGAAGGTAAACGAATCAGGTGATATAGAACAGGAGAGCATTGATTTGAAGAGGGAAAAAGGGTGTTTTGGTGGAGAGTGAAGGGTGAGGGAGTATGCTTTGATGATGGCGTTCCATAGGAAGAGATCGGGGTTGGTGATTTGGGAGAAGAGGGTGTGGGAATGGTGTAGGGATTGTGAGGAGGTGGATGTGGCGTAAAAGGTGAAGAGAGTGGTGGAGAGGAAGAGATTGTTGTGGTGGCCAGTTACTATCATGTGAGCATGGATTTGGAGAGCTTGTTGCAGGGATTTGCATGATGATAGCAATGATTTTATGCATTGGTTGGTTTGAGTTCGTAATGATAGTGTGTGTTTTGCTGCCATTGTAGCATAACTGTTTGTAATGGTTATTATGATAGTTAAGTTTTCTTCAAAACACATAACACTGAACATTTCCGCAACATCTCATCTCACTTAAATTTCTGTTCATTATACTTAGACCAAAAAAAGTGTTGAATTAATTTTCTTACTAAAATAGCTTTTATTTAAACTATGGTCCGTGCGTTGCAcggatttaattagaatttttatattaataatttatatatataaattatatcatATGTTTACACTTATTTTAaagttatattaaatataaacaaaattttaaaaatatgagaattactaataatttatatatgataaaatttcaattatgttatttaaatttgaaagatttgtcatatttatatgaataatacaatattatattaaattatttatagatAATATTTGTGATTAATCATTAAATTCATAATACATATAAGAGTAGATCAATCTAAATTTCAATTATTCTTTTAGTGTTTAGTCTATAATTTACAAAACCtaagaatttttttattcaatgtcAAGTCCAAAAAACGGTTTATACCATATATTCtctagatttttttttcaaatcatattatattttaatatattgatttttcTTCGGTGTTACTATGTTAATCAAATAACCTCATTAATATTTTCCTGGGGTATGGGAAACGATTATTTATTATGGGTTAATcatcttaataaattaattattttcacttcaataattaaattaaagaaaaaatgattttgaaaattaaaatgaaactttaaagttatttttttcaatttcataggcattaatgattctaaatttttttaaattaagttattaatattttaacgaagctattttaattttttattaaatagtgatattttgattattaaatttacttttatcataaaaaaattgcAGATTAGTTGATTAGTTTGTTAGAATATTTAAGAATATGTTAAATTTTAAAGAattttagaatatattagaatgttAGTTTGAGTCTTAATTATATGAGTTTATTAGAATATTTAAGAATATGTTAAATTTTAAAGACTAATAAAAAAATCGATGTAACTGGAAACAATATAGGAATCATATTAAGTTTTATCAATTAGTTTGTATCTTAGGATTTTAATGAACGAATAATTTGTAAGACAACAATTTCATAGCTGTCATTTATAATTCAATAATAattgtaataaaatataattaaaaaaatagtttcaaaatgttcaatattacattaattgttgagttagggtgtgtttggttcggggtacatggaggggaggggaggggagggaatatttttaattaaatgtgtctggttcaaattttatgaggggagcaaaacccctccaaaacacactttttgcgttcctccAAATCGGAggaatttggaggggaggggagggaatatcaactttaatatttttaaaattattataattaccaTAGTATcctcagtttaattttaatattttaaaattattcattttcttttgtattattgctctcttctgtgtgatttttctcgattgcttctatcaacttattataatcattttccaccttcaaattattttgaaatttttgtccttaatataaatcataatcatttcacttttttgatttttttttataactcttttatgtttatttatgtttttttctaattttgttatgtatcctatcatattttcttttatatcaaattttaaaattttcattttaattaattaatttattttattaaaaaatttaaaccatttatatttaatactaaattattttatgtgttaaataattcattacgatttcaaagttgttatcaacatatagtttaatttgtttttgaacattttattcgaattaagtgaactcaaatttttaacgttatgtagtaaattataactttttagtcgctcaatattagaaattttactaacaaaaaaatatgtatagatttttcacatttgaatatcatattgtatcacttatataagataataaggataaaaatgtaaattattaataaaacccctcccctcctgaaccaaacatatttttaattaaaatccctcacttcccctcccctcccctcgtttgaaccaaacacttatctgattaaaaaaatccccTCACCTCCCTTCCCCTTCtctcccctccattaaaatccctcatCTCCCCTCccactcatttgaaccaaacacacccttaaaaaTTGGAACGATAGGTAAATATTATAAGTTcatattaagaaatataattatttactCAAATTAGTAAGCAATATAATTTCAGAATTTCTAATAGTCATCAATTATAAATTTAAGATTTAGATTGATAGATAATTAGTAAATAATGAAAAATTgagattcaattttatttttttaatatgatagCAACGAcaaagttaatattttaattgGTAGATAATGTCACTAATATTAAAAAGCAgagtttagattttttttttttgagtaagaatttggaaataaaaaaaacttcgtaacaattaaaataaaaattaaatattattgttatgtactaataaaaaaataatgtaatTGATATGATTAGATCTGGACGAATGCAATTGCAAGAGTCGTATGTGCATATTTATTACAAAAACaataaataacttattttaaaataattatgagtatatatatatatatatatagggaatgtatcaagtaggagggtttttaaataagagataagagcattcaatgctaaccattagattaatcaagagagagaaataataattatattaatattttaattaataatttaatttctctctcttgattaatccaatagTTAGGATTGaatgctcttatctcttatttaaaaattcctcctacttgatacatctcatatatatatatatatatatatatatatatatatatatatatatatatatatatatatatatatatatatatatatatatatatatgattaaaataataattgtaaTTTATAATAAAGtaagaaataataatttatattcgAAAGAATGCATAAGTACTACTATTATAAGAATTTgaagaaagaggaagaaaattaaacccaaaaaaataaaaaataaatatcaaaatgaaagcatatgtattgcaatttctaaaattgtgATGCTCCAAATTACTGAAAGATACTAATGGTTCATTATTCGTTCTAAGATTGTTGTATGTAGGAGTTAGGCTTATTAGACTCATTCAAATTGCAAAACCtgcaaaataaaattacaaattatattataaaatatgaatatGATCAAAACAATATTTATGAAATGAATAGGAATATgatcaaaacaataaaattaaaatttatacaaaaaatatgaacgtgaaattgatttgaattgaatagatataaaaaaaacatgaaacCTTACCGAATtagataaaaatagaaaaatcaatTCTCTTTTTGAATCGGTGTTGAATAATTCACTCATTCATCTCATGCTTTGTCAAGTTCTAAAACATTTATGTGATGAAGAAAAAGAGAGGAATTTATCTATTTAAGGAGGAAAGTGAGACAATTTGACCATTTAAGAATAATAAAAGGATATTATGTTATGTTTCCGATACTAACCATTGTTAGCCATTTTAGATAAGATAATTGTTTGAAAAATGATCGTGTGATGAAAAGACCAAATAGATATTTATAAAGAATGACAaaagtattaatataaatatgaattaatatatatCTATATGGGAGTTACAAAATACTTatgaatatattaatttatatttatattatattaatttatatgaattGATTAATGAGTGGGTGAAGAATTTGAAAAGAAATATAGAGATAGGAATGAGTTATAAGGTTgagtaaatgaaataattaatggAATTATATGGGAGTTACAAAATTAATagaattgaatatttatatttGCAGTTACGTAAAAATTGGGTCACTATGAAAATCATAAATAAGGGTTGCCATCATGATTTAGGATTGTATATtagaatatttatattttatatttttcatgttttaattcgaatatcaaaaattaaaaattcaaattataaaGTAGATTCCTACTAACATTGTCCAAAATACCAAGTGATACCttatgatattttaattaaaattatcataaTTATAAAGTAGATTTAAATATGAAATTGATAAATCAATaagtgaatattttttttatcataattaggtgttaaaatacattttatatttgtgatatatgatttgtatttattattttaaaaaactaagtaattcaaaatttaaatgaaaatattaataatataattattattcttatttgactttttttaattttaatttttaaatttttttgtgatATTGTAATTATTAATGgagttttttattatattattattgtagtatattatttataattttagaaattatgaaaataaattttatttttaattattatttaattaaagttaaaagaATGAAGAGTTTTATAACTAAAATACCCTTTATAAATAAAATACCCTTTATATTTGTAATAGAAATGTAaatgatttttaataaattaatttataattggaattggaatagaaatatgaagaataataatatttttatttttattattacttattattaggattttattattattattattattattattattattattattattattattgttataaagATGCCACacaagattattattattaagttttaTTTAGGATTGCTCTAAAGATGCCACTTAGGAATTAAGCTTTCTATATAATGCCATATAAGATTTAGGGTTAGGTTTGTGTCCAAAGTTGTCATTATGACAACCttgaatttatattaagtagattttaaaatcataaaaataattttctttataaTTATATTTCGATGAACAAAAGAATCGTCATTTGGTTGAAACTGCACGAACTTTTTTATTTCACCACAATGTCCCTTCTTGTTTTTGGGTGGTGCTCTTCTCACTGATTGTCACCTCCGCAATATAGTATATGTCCCTTCCTCTCACTGATTGATTGACAAATTTTCTGTCAAATCTCTCAAATCCTAGTTTCATAGTTTTGATA is part of the Vicia villosa cultivar HV-30 ecotype Madison, WI linkage group LG2, Vvil1.0, whole genome shotgun sequence genome and encodes:
- the LOC131648649 gene encoding uncharacterized protein LOC131648649; translation: MYKGLLQQEPNVDWHTLLVGNIVRPRALFYLWLTCHQKFATKTRLKKIGVDIDTKCCFCQEEETLEHLLFCCDPMTVIWQEILLWLGVTRTPLQWHRELAWIIRYCSGKGEKCGLMKLAAAETIYYCWKYRNDTCFGHSYDRNIVVDNIKDTIIHRGWRIRKYRNIVAQLLM
- the LOC131649424 gene encoding pentatricopeptide repeat-containing protein At5g56310-like, which produces MFSVMCFEENLTIIITITNSYATMAAKHTLSLRTQTNQCIKSLLSSCKSLQQALQIHAHMIVTGHHNNLFLSTTLFTFYATSTSSQSLHHSHTLFSQITNPDLFLWNAIIKAYSLTLHSPPKHPFSLFKSMLSCSISPDSFTFPYLFKSCANLLVTDNSPKMGLQVHCHVVRNGYGSDVYVNNGMLNFYCAFGGVDDAYKVFGEIPVRNCVSFNTMINGFVRAGFVKCCFRVFEEMRGACVKPDEYTFVGLLSCCSLLENYRIGREVHGLVYRELGCFGGSVLLVNKLVDMYAKCGCLVMAERVVTVSGMKIGMGVVPAWTSLVSAYALRREVEVARRLFDRMGERDVVSWTAMISGYSHAGCFREALELFVKMEGFGLKPDEVAVVAALSACARLGSLELGRRIHHQYAGENWTCGLNGGFISAVVDMYAKCGSIDAALDVFRKISDDVKTTILYNSIISGLAHHGLGEHALTLFEEMGLLGLKPDKITFIAVLSACGHCGLVDVGKKLFESMLTVYGVNPEMEHYGCIVDLLGRAGRLDEAHRLVLKMPFKANAVIWRALLSACKVHGDVAFARLASYELLELERDHGASYVMLSNMLADMDQHDEAAGLRKAIDNVAIQKPSGLSYMELNGTLHKFVAGDKSHTEAKTAEVVLGEINLGLNSE